Sequence from the Thermostichus vulcanus str. 'Rupite' genome:
CCAGGGTTTGGACTATATTTTAACGCGAGAAGGCCCCCTACACCCGGTAAGGGTTGTGAACCTAGCCCTACAGATTTGTTCAGCCCTCCACCACGCCCACAACTTTCAAATGGACTTGGGCAAACACTCCATCCGGGGGGTGATTCACCGGGATATCAAACCCAGCAATATCTTTGTGCAGAAGGGGCCGGATGGAAAGGAGCGCATCAAAATCCTCGACTTTGGTATCTCCAAACTAATGGGGGAAACCGCTCGTGGCCTGACCCAAACCGGCTACTTTCTGGGCACGATGGTCTATGCGTCACCGGAGCAAATGCGCGGAGAAAAACTGGATGCCCGCTCTGATATTTATTCACTGGGGTTGCTGCTGTACGAATTGTTGACTGGAGTACTGCCCTTTGAGCCGGATACCGACAGTTTGCAGGGCTGGTACCATGTCCACAATTTTCAAAAACCCCGACCTTTTCGGGAGCACAAGCTGTCCCACCGCATTCCGGATGCGCTGGAAAAGGTGATTTTCAGTTGTCTGGAAAAAGATCCGGCTCTCAGACCCCCCAACATGGAGGTGGTCAGCCAGCAGTTGCGGGCGGTCTACAGCGATAAAGTGGCCTCCTCTACCGCTCCGGATCGCTCTGCTCCACCGCAAAGTCATCGACCGCAACGGATCCCGACTGGATTTGGCCAACAGGTTACCCAACAGCCGATGGGTCGGGTCGCCCCCAAACCGCAAACCGATGAGGGGAATCTACAACGGGCGGTGCATTTAATCGAAGAAGGGGAGTACAAAATGGCGGTGCATCTCCTGAACGAGATGATCTCCTTGGCCCCCAACGAAGCTCGCTACTACCTTTACCGCGCTCTGGCCCACCAGCGACAAGGGCATTGGGGGCTGGCGCAAATGGACTATCAGGGAGTGTTGCGGCTAGAACCGGACAACCTCTCGGCAGAACAGGGCCTGCGGGAGGTGGAACAGCAAGTCGGACAGGAATATTTCAACAGCAAGTCTGGATCCCGTATTCTCAATACGCCGCGCCTAAGCAAAGGGCTGGCTTTGGGTTGGCTGGTAGCTAATTTTGCTGCAGCTGCGCTCGGTTATCTGGGGGTAGGAGCCTTGATTCGGCTTCTGGGAGTCCTAGGAACAGCAGCCAGTGGTTTGGCTGGTGCTGG
This genomic interval carries:
- a CDS encoding protein kinase domain-containing protein — translated: MNQRLIGQLIGNRYRLTYHVSEGGYGNVFKAVDTQLDDELVAVKLLRPPPPDMGPEYYQQLQQRFMDEARVSALLGEHPNIVQVRSYGMYQNQPYLVMEYLNAKPYTGQGLDYILTREGPLHPVRVVNLALQICSALHHAHNFQMDLGKHSIRGVIHRDIKPSNIFVQKGPDGKERIKILDFGISKLMGETARGLTQTGYFLGTMVYASPEQMRGEKLDARSDIYSLGLLLYELLTGVLPFEPDTDSLQGWYHVHNFQKPRPFREHKLSHRIPDALEKVIFSCLEKDPALRPPNMEVVSQQLRAVYSDKVASSTAPDRSAPPQSHRPQRIPTGFGQQVTQQPMGRVAPKPQTDEGNLQRAVHLIEEGEYKMAVHLLNEMISLAPNEARYYLYRALAHQRQGHWGLAQMDYQGVLRLEPDNLSAEQGLREVEQQVGQEYFNSKSGSRILNTPRLSKGLALGWLVANFAAAALGYLGVGALIRLLGVLGTAASGLAGAGIGLVIGLLQWVVLRQRVSPWWIGATGLGTALGWVGAEFLAPLLGMDILDWIVVDPLPQRAVLAMSSITRGLLIGIGVGGLQWALLSQHWKGTWAWILATIAEGGLSALLLGWLLSSLGLNSWVVLGMGLLANTRPLSAMMLLNLHRIPAAQRKETHQKNTAP